One Persicobacter psychrovividus DNA window includes the following coding sequences:
- a CDS encoding aldehyde dehydrogenase family protein, with translation MNLDFLKALGLADHNQGIAIGGNWSDGAGKTISSHSPADGRCIGTVNLATEADYHKVIEAAQKDFSAWRNMPAPKRGEIVRQIGEAFRKHKDDLGALVSYEMGKSLQEGLGEVQEMIDIADFAVGLSRQLHGLTMHSERPSHRMYEQWHPLGVVGIISAFNFPVAVWSWNAFLAWVCGDVCIWKPSEKTPLSAIACQKIAAEVFEANQVPAGVSGLIIGDAEIGKLMAADQRIPLVSATGSSRMGKSVGAAVGARLGKSLLELGGNNAMIISPNADLNIAIVGALFGAVGTCGQRCTSTRRLIVHESMLEEVKAKLSSAYGQLKIGNPLDESNHVGPLIDQDAVNTYLKAIQQAKEEGAEVIIDGKVLEGDQYSSGCYVQPAVFLVQNDYKIVQQETFAPILYLISYSTLEEAIHIQNDVPQGLSSAIMTLNMREAEQFLSVNGSDCGIANVNIGTSGAEIGGAFGGEKETGGGRESGSDAWKVYMRRQTNTINYGSDLPLAQGIKFDL, from the coding sequence ATGAATTTAGATTTTTTAAAAGCACTCGGACTGGCTGATCATAATCAAGGGATTGCCATTGGTGGAAATTGGTCAGATGGCGCAGGAAAAACCATTTCATCTCATTCACCTGCCGATGGTCGGTGCATTGGAACTGTAAACCTGGCGACCGAAGCTGATTACCATAAAGTAATCGAAGCCGCTCAAAAAGACTTCAGCGCATGGAGAAATATGCCTGCCCCAAAAAGAGGGGAGATTGTCCGACAGATTGGTGAAGCTTTCCGAAAGCATAAAGATGATTTAGGCGCCTTAGTTTCCTATGAAATGGGAAAGTCACTTCAGGAAGGCCTGGGGGAAGTACAGGAAATGATTGATATTGCAGATTTCGCGGTCGGGCTTTCAAGACAGTTACATGGCTTAACCATGCACTCTGAACGCCCATCACACCGAATGTATGAACAGTGGCACCCTTTGGGCGTTGTAGGCATCATTTCTGCCTTTAATTTCCCTGTGGCAGTATGGTCGTGGAATGCCTTTTTAGCCTGGGTATGTGGAGATGTTTGTATCTGGAAGCCTTCAGAAAAAACACCGTTATCAGCAATTGCCTGTCAGAAGATTGCTGCTGAAGTCTTTGAAGCCAATCAGGTGCCTGCAGGTGTCAGCGGATTGATAATCGGAGATGCAGAAATCGGTAAATTAATGGCGGCTGATCAGCGTATACCTTTGGTTTCGGCAACGGGCTCAAGTCGAATGGGTAAATCCGTAGGAGCTGCCGTAGGAGCTCGTTTAGGCAAAAGTTTGCTCGAACTTGGCGGAAACAATGCAATGATCATCTCTCCGAATGCCGACCTGAACATTGCGATCGTAGGGGCACTTTTTGGTGCTGTTGGAACCTGTGGCCAAAGATGTACCAGTACCCGAAGATTGATTGTGCACGAGTCGATGCTTGAGGAAGTAAAGGCTAAACTGTCGAGTGCATATGGACAACTGAAAATTGGCAACCCACTGGATGAAAGTAATCATGTTGGTCCGTTAATCGATCAGGATGCGGTAAACACCTACCTCAAAGCTATTCAGCAGGCAAAAGAAGAAGGTGCTGAAGTGATTATTGACGGCAAGGTGCTTGAAGGTGACCAATACAGTTCGGGCTGTTATGTGCAACCTGCGGTATTTTTGGTACAAAATGATTACAAAATCGTGCAACAGGAAACTTTTGCCCCTATTTTGTATCTAATTTCGTACAGTACTTTAGAAGAAGCGATCCATATTCAGAATGATGTACCACAAGGGCTAAGCTCTGCCATCATGACCCTCAATATGCGGGAAGCTGAACAATTCCTGTCTGTCAATGGCTCAGATTGTGGTATCGCCAACGTAAACATTGGGACTTCAGGCGCAGAAATTGGTGGGGCTTTCGGTGGTGAAAAAGAAACTGGCGGTGGCCGTGAATCAGGCTCTGATGCCTGGAAGGTTTATATGCGACGCCAAACGAACACCATAAATTATGGTTCGGATTTACCTCTTGCACAGGGAATTAAATTTGATCTCTAA
- a CDS encoding serine hydrolase: MNRRMIFISTVILLVGFGLWYGNARLPIINGYASKMTCSCVFVADRLPESVTDQDLDFSLIRFATPTVDYEQKTVTSTVLGFGAQTAVYHKGTGCTLLIDGQGPPEKKPTMRTSFDEANEPWPLGDLNVRSGIPSPQLTMAVQEAMVPELKTRAIIVSRHNEILMEAYGDGFNENTPQLGWSMTKSITSALVGILVGDGKLKIEDPAPVKAWQGDMRKRIALRNLLQMNSGLKWVEDYSDISLATKMLYMTADMGDYASAQKLVYPPDSVWYYSSGTTNILSSIIKETIGDQQAYYEFANKRLFEPCGMKSMVLEPDVSGTIVGSSYAFATARDWTRFGLLYLNDGVFNGQRILPEGWVSFTRQEAKGADGKYGAQWWLNLSKEELPDCPEDIYYCDGFQGQRVYVVPSHDLVVVRLGISNDFDYNGFMRRVLDAVPPKETAVR, translated from the coding sequence ATGAACAGAAGAATGATTTTTATCTCCACTGTAATTTTATTAGTGGGCTTTGGCTTATGGTATGGAAATGCCCGATTGCCAATTATCAACGGTTATGCCTCAAAAATGACCTGCTCCTGTGTTTTTGTGGCTGATCGGTTACCTGAATCGGTCACTGATCAGGATCTTGATTTCTCCTTGATTCGCTTTGCGACACCGACAGTCGATTACGAGCAAAAGACGGTCACCAGTACCGTATTGGGCTTTGGCGCCCAAACCGCTGTTTACCATAAAGGAACTGGCTGTACTTTGTTGATTGACGGGCAAGGGCCTCCAGAAAAAAAGCCCACCATGCGTACCAGTTTCGATGAAGCGAATGAACCGTGGCCTTTGGGTGATTTGAATGTCCGAAGCGGTATTCCGAGTCCGCAACTTACCATGGCTGTGCAGGAGGCGATGGTACCAGAATTGAAAACCCGTGCAATTATTGTCAGTCGGCATAATGAAATTCTGATGGAAGCCTACGGTGATGGTTTTAATGAAAATACCCCCCAATTGGGTTGGTCAATGACCAAAAGTATTACCTCCGCCTTGGTGGGAATTTTGGTTGGCGATGGAAAGCTGAAAATAGAGGATCCAGCGCCTGTCAAAGCATGGCAAGGAGACATGCGTAAGCGCATTGCGTTGCGTAACTTGCTGCAAATGAATAGTGGGCTGAAGTGGGTAGAAGATTATAGTGATATTTCCCTGGCGACGAAAATGCTCTACATGACTGCCGATATGGGGGATTATGCCAGTGCCCAAAAGCTCGTTTACCCACCAGATTCGGTGTGGTATTACTCCTCAGGAACAACCAACATTTTGTCCAGTATTATTAAAGAAACCATCGGTGACCAGCAGGCTTATTACGAGTTTGCCAATAAGCGATTATTTGAGCCTTGCGGTATGAAGAGTATGGTGCTGGAGCCTGATGTTTCTGGTACTATTGTGGGCTCCTCTTATGCTTTTGCTACCGCCCGCGACTGGACACGCTTCGGCTTGCTTTACCTTAACGATGGCGTTTTTAACGGGCAACGGATTTTGCCCGAAGGGTGGGTTTCTTTTACCCGCCAAGAGGCCAAAGGCGCTGATGGAAAATACGGCGCACAATGGTGGCTGAACCTGAGCAAGGAAGAATTGCCTGATTGCCCAGAGGATATTTATTATTGCGATGGCTTCCAGGGGCAGCGGGTTTATGTGGTGCCTTCTCACGATTTGGTGGTGGTGCGTTTGGGGATTTCCAATGATTTTGACTACAATGGTTTTATGAGGCGCGTTTTGGATGCTGTACCTCCAAAAGAGACCGCCGTAAGGTAG
- a CDS encoding response regulator: protein MSSINPKYSAVMLIDDNEIDNLINQKMIEAADITERIYTHTGAKSAIEFLRNIEKMEGVAATVLPKVIFLDIDMPLMDGFQFLDEFDRLSDLTRSTCKIVMLTSSINPQDVNKSKKYEYVKQYINKPLSKDNLAKLDI, encoded by the coding sequence ATGAGTTCCATCAATCCTAAATACTCAGCGGTCATGCTCATTGATGACAATGAGATCGATAATCTGATCAATCAAAAAATGATTGAAGCCGCAGATATTACGGAAAGAATTTACACCCACACAGGAGCCAAAAGTGCTATTGAGTTTTTAAGAAACATCGAAAAAATGGAAGGTGTTGCTGCCACCGTGCTGCCGAAGGTCATCTTTCTTGATATTGACATGCCCCTCATGGATGGGTTTCAGTTTTTAGATGAGTTCGATCGGCTTTCCGATCTTACAAGAAGTACATGTAAAATCGTCATGCTGACTTCTTCTATTAACCCTCAGGATGTTAACAAATCGAAAAAATACGAATACGTAAAGCAGTATATTAACAAACCGCTTTCAAAAGATAATCTCGCAAAATTAGATATTTAA
- a CDS encoding GTP-binding protein → MQSNTPIKVTILTGFLGAGKTTLVNQLIHDNPATRFAIIENEFGKSAIDQELITEENAGIFELANGCICCNLNADLAKILTELITSSYEFDHLLIETTGIADPLAVAATFMFDPHYAGIFKLDGIIALADALHLEEMMEKEAITNQQLAAAHIVLLNKTDLVSADDLQRIEAKIQSVTPFIKIIPCQQAKVENELLFNLRGKDYQVVEQQSKIPATTHQHGKIQSITWESDQAIDLHKLEAWLTMTLQLQPNIYRLKGILYALEYNNKIIIQSVGQQFYFTQGSEWQHDSTTNKVVIIGNQLNKSIIFQGLDGCLA, encoded by the coding sequence ATGCAGAGTAACACCCCAATAAAAGTTACAATCCTTACTGGATTTTTAGGCGCTGGAAAGACAACACTTGTCAATCAACTCATTCATGATAATCCAGCAACCCGATTTGCCATTATTGAAAATGAGTTTGGCAAATCCGCCATTGATCAGGAATTGATCACTGAAGAAAATGCTGGAATTTTTGAGTTGGCCAATGGCTGTATTTGTTGTAATCTGAATGCTGACCTGGCAAAAATTCTGACAGAACTGATCACCAGTTCCTATGAATTCGACCACCTGCTGATAGAAACCACGGGAATTGCTGACCCTTTGGCCGTAGCGGCTACCTTTATGTTTGACCCACATTATGCGGGCATCTTCAAACTCGATGGTATCATCGCACTTGCCGATGCCCTGCATCTGGAGGAGATGATGGAAAAGGAAGCGATCACCAATCAGCAGCTTGCTGCCGCTCATATTGTCCTGCTGAATAAAACAGACCTTGTCAGTGCTGATGACCTTCAGCGAATCGAAGCGAAAATTCAGTCGGTAACACCTTTCATCAAAATCATTCCATGTCAGCAGGCCAAAGTTGAAAACGAGTTACTTTTCAACCTTCGGGGTAAAGACTATCAAGTGGTGGAACAGCAAAGCAAGATCCCGGCCACTACTCACCAACACGGTAAAATACAAAGTATTACCTGGGAATCCGACCAAGCCATAGACCTCCATAAACTGGAAGCATGGCTAACGATGACCCTTCAGTTACAGCCAAACATTTACCGCCTGAAAGGTATTTTGTACGCATTAGAGTACAACAATAAAATTATCATTCAATCCGTGGGTCAGCAATTTTATTTCACTCAAGGCAGTGAATGGCAGCATGACTCCACAACCAACAAGGTGGTTATCATTGGTAATCAGCTCAATAAATCGATTATCTTTCAGGGCTTAGACGGCTGCCTGGCTTAG
- the gmk gene encoding guanylate kinase, with protein sequence MTHQGKAFIFSAPSGSGKTTIVHHLLNQRRDLAFSISATTRAQRGQEVDGQDYYFLKMDDFCSRKDRDEFVEWEEVYPGCCYGTLKAEVERIWAEGKHVVFDVDVKGGVSLKKYFQERALAVFVRIPNLETLEARLRGRGTDDETAIKKRLAKAEYELGFEPDFDVTIINDRLDEALKASEKTIENFIRK encoded by the coding sequence ATGACGCACCAAGGCAAAGCATTTATCTTTTCCGCGCCTTCTGGATCTGGCAAAACAACAATTGTTCATCACCTGTTAAATCAACGCAGGGATCTTGCATTCTCTATTTCAGCGACTACCCGCGCACAAAGAGGACAAGAGGTGGATGGCCAGGATTACTACTTTCTGAAAATGGATGATTTCTGTTCCAGAAAAGATCGGGATGAATTTGTAGAGTGGGAAGAAGTTTACCCAGGCTGTTGCTACGGCACACTGAAAGCTGAGGTGGAGCGCATTTGGGCGGAAGGCAAGCATGTGGTTTTCGATGTTGATGTTAAAGGGGGAGTCAGTTTAAAAAAATACTTTCAGGAGCGTGCCCTGGCCGTTTTTGTCCGTATTCCAAATCTGGAAACACTCGAAGCCCGACTTCGCGGCCGTGGTACTGATGATGAAACGGCGATCAAAAAACGATTGGCCAAAGCGGAATATGAACTGGGTTTTGAGCCTGACTTCGATGTAACGATCATTAATGACCGCCTTGATGAAGCACTTAAAGCTTCAGAAAAAACGATAGAAAATTTTATTAGAAAATAA
- the nadD gene encoding nicotinate (nicotinamide) nucleotide adenylyltransferase, with protein MIPTKKKVGLFFGSFNPIHIGHLIIANSMVELAELDQVWLVVSPQNPFKKKSTLAHEFDRYDLVDMAIKDNFKLQVTDVEFRMPKPSYTIDTLIYLSEKHPSYEFQVIVGQDNLSHFHKWKNHEVILEDYGLVVYPRPEAKKSRFDDHPKVRMVHAPMVDISATFIRQCLKEERSIKYIVPDEVINMIKLRKLFGA; from the coding sequence ATGATCCCCACAAAGAAGAAAGTAGGATTGTTTTTCGGTTCCTTCAACCCGATTCATATAGGGCATCTTATTATTGCCAACAGTATGGTGGAACTTGCCGAACTTGACCAGGTTTGGCTGGTGGTTTCTCCGCAAAATCCTTTTAAAAAGAAAAGTACACTGGCGCACGAGTTTGATCGTTATGATCTTGTCGATATGGCGATCAAAGACAACTTTAAACTGCAGGTAACAGACGTAGAGTTTAGAATGCCTAAACCGAGTTACACCATAGATACGCTGATTTACCTTTCAGAAAAACACCCCTCTTATGAATTTCAGGTGATTGTTGGTCAAGACAACCTGTCGCATTTTCATAAATGGAAAAACCATGAAGTGATTTTAGAAGATTATGGATTGGTGGTTTATCCGCGTCCTGAGGCTAAAAAATCAAGGTTTGATGACCACCCAAAAGTGCGCATGGTGCATGCACCGATGGTGGATATTTCCGCAACATTTATTCGCCAATGCCTGAAGGAAGAGCGATCGATCAAATACATTGTACCTGATGAGGTTATTAATATGATTAAACTTCGAAAATTATTCGGAGCATAA
- a CDS encoding superoxide dismutase encodes MAFELPALPYAPAALEPHIDARTMEIHHDKHHAAYVAKLNAAIEGTEHADKSLEDLMKNVGSIGAAVRNNGGGHFNHSLFWSVMSANGGQPSSDLAAAIDAAFGSFDAFKKEFANAAATRFGSGWAWLIVKADGKLAVTSTANQDNPVMDVVEEKGTPILALDVWEHAYYLNYQNRRPDYIEGFFNVINWEEVSKLFAAAK; translated from the coding sequence ATGGCTTTCGAATTACCAGCTTTACCGTACGCACCTGCTGCATTAGAACCACATATCGATGCACGCACTATGGAAATCCATCATGACAAGCATCATGCTGCTTATGTAGCAAAATTGAACGCTGCCATTGAAGGAACTGAGCATGCCGATAAATCTTTGGAAGATTTGATGAAGAATGTAGGCTCAATTGGTGCTGCTGTAAGAAATAACGGTGGTGGTCACTTTAACCACTCTTTGTTTTGGTCAGTGATGAGTGCAAATGGTGGACAGCCTTCTTCGGACTTGGCTGCTGCAATTGATGCTGCTTTTGGCTCATTTGATGCATTCAAAAAAGAATTCGCTAATGCTGCTGCAACTCGTTTCGGTTCAGGTTGGGCATGGTTGATCGTAAAAGCTGATGGAAAATTGGCGGTTACTTCAACAGCTAACCAAGACAACCCAGTGATGGATGTTGTAGAAGAAAAAGGTACGCCAATCTTGGCATTGGACGTATGGGAGCACGCTTACTATTTGAACTATCAGAACCGTCGTCCTGATTATATTGAAGGTTTCTTCAATGTGATCAACTGGGAAGAGGTTTCTAAATTGTTTGCTGCTGCAAAATAA
- a CDS encoding nucleoside deaminase: protein MITPFDDAYYMRQALQEAELAAEEGEIPVGAIVVWKNRIIARAHNQTERLMDVTAHAEMLAITAAANAIGGKYLKDCTLYVTLEPCTMCGGAISWSQLSKVVFGARDEKRGFERLSPNVLHSKIEVVRGIMAAECQAVVDDFFKNLRK, encoded by the coding sequence ATGATTACTCCTTTTGATGACGCCTACTATATGCGCCAAGCGCTGCAAGAGGCCGAATTGGCCGCAGAAGAAGGTGAAATTCCCGTAGGCGCCATTGTGGTTTGGAAAAATAGAATAATCGCCCGCGCTCATAACCAAACGGAGCGATTGATGGACGTTACCGCCCATGCTGAAATGCTTGCCATCACGGCAGCGGCAAATGCCATAGGAGGCAAATACCTGAAAGATTGTACCCTGTACGTGACACTCGAACCCTGTACAATGTGCGGCGGCGCCATCTCGTGGTCACAGCTGAGTAAGGTGGTTTTTGGTGCCCGAGATGAAAAGCGTGGGTTTGAACGCCTGTCCCCCAATGTTTTACATTCAAAAATTGAAGTAGTCCGAGGAATAATGGCCGCGGAATGTCAGGCGGTAGTTGATGATTTTTTTAAAAATTTACGAAAATAA
- a CDS encoding dipeptidyl-peptidase 3 family protein, whose protein sequence is MKNQLLNWSLALAAAGLMTACGTKEGTNTPATTPAKSAITQKVQQYDHFKLTTDLSQLSAKQKELLPLLIKAAKIMDNIFWKEAYGDKAALLSKLSGPEKAYAEINYGPWDRLDANKPFIDGVGAKPKGANYYPADITKEEFEAAKVAHKNSLYTVIRRNEEGKLQAIPYHQFFAKEINEAADLLDQAAKLAENKGLKNYLTLRAEALRTDEYFKSDMAWMDMKDNMIDVVIGPIESYEDKLYGNKASHEAYVLVKDMAWSKKLAKFTSFLPELQRNLPVEAKYKKETPGTDSDLNAYDVLYYAGDCNAASKTIAINLPNDEKVQLQKGTRRLQLKNAMRAKFDKIMQPIANTLIAKDQRQHVTFNAFFANTMFHEVAHGLGIKNTINNKGTVREALKEHASALEEGKADILGVYMINQLVNKGELDGEMKDYYTTFLAGIFRSVRFGAASAHGVANMIRFNYFKSYGAFNKDPETGLYRVNYEKMAEAVNSLSEKILTLQGNGDYAGVADLVDKMGKIGPALQKDLDKLADQNIPKDVVFDQGIEALGL, encoded by the coding sequence ATGAAAAACCAACTGCTTAACTGGTCGCTTGCCTTAGCAGCGGCAGGGCTCATGACGGCCTGTGGTACCAAAGAAGGTACAAACACTCCTGCAACAACACCTGCAAAAAGCGCCATCACTCAAAAGGTTCAACAATATGACCATTTTAAATTGACGACCGATTTAAGTCAATTGAGTGCCAAACAAAAGGAATTGTTGCCTTTATTGATTAAGGCCGCTAAAATCATGGACAACATCTTTTGGAAAGAAGCCTATGGCGATAAAGCAGCCCTACTTTCTAAATTATCTGGCCCTGAAAAAGCGTATGCGGAAATCAATTATGGCCCTTGGGATCGTTTGGATGCCAACAAACCATTTATTGACGGCGTGGGTGCCAAGCCAAAAGGTGCCAACTACTATCCAGCAGATATTACAAAAGAAGAATTTGAGGCCGCAAAAGTGGCGCATAAAAACAGCTTGTACACGGTGATCCGCAGAAATGAGGAGGGCAAATTGCAGGCAATCCCTTATCACCAGTTCTTTGCCAAAGAGATCAATGAAGCTGCTGACCTTTTGGATCAGGCTGCTAAGCTCGCAGAAAATAAGGGGCTAAAAAACTACTTGACCCTGAGAGCTGAAGCCTTACGTACGGATGAATATTTTAAATCTGACATGGCCTGGATGGACATGAAAGATAATATGATTGATGTGGTTATTGGACCAATCGAATCCTATGAAGATAAACTTTACGGTAACAAGGCCTCGCATGAAGCTTATGTTTTAGTAAAGGACATGGCCTGGAGTAAAAAACTCGCCAAATTCACGTCTTTCCTTCCTGAATTACAGCGCAACCTTCCTGTGGAAGCCAAATACAAAAAGGAAACGCCAGGGACTGATTCAGACTTGAATGCTTACGATGTCCTGTATTATGCAGGAGATTGTAATGCCGCCTCCAAAACCATTGCGATCAATCTGCCAAACGATGAGAAAGTACAATTACAAAAAGGTACCCGTCGTTTGCAGTTGAAAAATGCCATGCGTGCCAAATTTGATAAAATCATGCAGCCTATCGCAAATACCTTAATTGCCAAAGATCAGCGTCAGCATGTTACTTTCAATGCCTTTTTCGCCAATACCATGTTCCATGAAGTGGCGCACGGCTTGGGGATCAAAAATACCATCAATAATAAAGGTACAGTAAGAGAAGCGCTTAAAGAGCATGCTTCGGCTTTAGAAGAAGGAAAGGCGGATATCCTTGGGGTGTACATGATCAACCAACTGGTGAACAAAGGAGAACTTGATGGTGAAATGAAAGATTACTATACCACCTTCCTGGCGGGAATCTTCCGTTCGGTACGTTTTGGTGCAGCATCTGCGCACGGTGTAGCGAACATGATCCGCTTTAATTATTTCAAATCCTACGGTGCATTCAACAAAGATCCAGAAACTGGGCTTTACCGTGTGAACTATGAAAAGATGGCTGAGGCGGTCAATTCGTTGTCAGAAAAAATCCTGACCTTACAAGGAAATGGTGATTATGCTGGCGTAGCAGATTTAGTGGATAAAATGGGCAAAATTGGACCTGCACTTCAAAAAGACCTGGACAAGCTTGCCGATCAGAATATTCCTAAGGATGTAGTTTTTGATCAAGGAATCGAAGCATTAGGGCTTTAA